In the Pseudoalteromonas sp. A25 genome, TAAAAATTAACGTGTTGCGATATTGAGGAAATACACATGAAACTGACTAATTCTGCACTTTTGTTCTCTGTATTGAGTGCATTGTCATTAAACGCATACGCTGATGTATCAGTGTACGGTAAAGCAAACGTTTCACTGCAATCGAGTGATGAAGGTGAAGGGTCTGCCACTGAGATCAAAAGTAATGCGTCTCGCTTTGGTTTTAAAGGCGCAGAAAAGTTAGAAGGTGGTTTAGAGGTTATCTATAAGCTCGAGTTTCAAGTGGACGTATCTGACGCTGATTCAAAAAATGGCAAAGATAACATAACGGCACGTAACCAATATGTAGGTTTAAAAGGCAGCTTTGGTGAAGTTGTGATTGGTCGTAACGATACTGCCTTTAAACAGTCTCAAGGCAAACTAGACTTATTTAATGACCTTGAAGGTGATATTAAAAACTTATTCAAAGGTGAAAATCGTTTAGGTAATTCTATCTCTTATAAGTCTGCAAGTTTTAATGGCTTTAAATTTTTAGGTACTTTTATTGCTGAAGATGACGTTGAAGGTAAAAACGGCTATTCAACAGCGCTGACTTATGGTGACAGCAAATTGAAGAAAACTGCTCTTTACGCCTCTGTCGCTGTAGATAGCGAAGTAAAAGGTCGTGACGCTGTTCGCTTTGCTGTGCACGGTAAAGTTGCTGACTTTAAACTGGGTGCCATGTATCAAACGCAAGAAAAAGTAGATGGCTCTGATGAAGCTGATGGTTACATGCTTAATGCAGCGTATAGCTTTGGCGCAAATACGTTAAAAGCACAGTATCAAGTTATTGACTTTGACCAAGGTGACAAGCTAGACGGCGTGTCAATCGGTATCGATCACAAACTTAATAAAGCAACAAAACTTTATGGCTTCTACTCAACGTTTGACGGTGACAACCAAGTTGAGCGTGACTACCTAGGTTTAGGTATTGAATATAAGTTTTAATTGTTAGTTGACTAGAATTCTAGTTCGCTTAGACAAGAAAACGCTCGATGACCAATCGGGC is a window encoding:
- a CDS encoding porin, yielding MKLTNSALLFSVLSALSLNAYADVSVYGKANVSLQSSDEGEGSATEIKSNASRFGFKGAEKLEGGLEVIYKLEFQVDVSDADSKNGKDNITARNQYVGLKGSFGEVVIGRNDTAFKQSQGKLDLFNDLEGDIKNLFKGENRLGNSISYKSASFNGFKFLGTFIAEDDVEGKNGYSTALTYGDSKLKKTALYASVAVDSEVKGRDAVRFAVHGKVADFKLGAMYQTQEKVDGSDEADGYMLNAAYSFGANTLKAQYQVIDFDQGDKLDGVSIGIDHKLNKATKLYGFYSTFDGDNQVERDYLGLGIEYKF